One window of Candidatus Mycobacterium wuenschmannii genomic DNA carries:
- the leuD gene encoding 3-isopropylmalate dehydratase small subunit, giving the protein MDAFHTHTGIGVPLRRSNVDTDQIIPAVYLKRVTRTGFDDGLFAAWRNDPSFILNLSPFDRGSVLVAGPDFGTGSSREHAVWALMDYGFRVVISSRFGDIFRGNAGKSGLLAAEVAQDDVELLWKLIENSPGLEITVNLQDRNVSAGTVVVPFKIDDYTAWRLTEGLDDIALTLRKRDQIEVFEADRPDWKPKTLPSA; this is encoded by the coding sequence ATGGATGCATTTCACACCCACACCGGGATCGGCGTGCCGCTGCGGCGCTCCAATGTCGACACTGACCAGATCATTCCCGCGGTCTACTTGAAGCGAGTCACCCGAACGGGTTTCGACGATGGATTGTTCGCGGCGTGGCGCAATGATCCGTCATTCATTCTGAATCTCAGTCCATTCGACAGAGGTTCAGTACTGGTCGCCGGACCGGATTTCGGGACGGGTTCCTCGCGCGAGCATGCGGTCTGGGCGCTTATGGACTACGGCTTCCGGGTGGTGATCTCGTCGCGCTTCGGTGACATTTTTCGCGGCAATGCGGGCAAGTCGGGTCTGTTAGCGGCCGAGGTTGCTCAAGATGATGTGGAACTTCTTTGGAAGCTCATCGAGAACAGCCCCGGGCTGGAAATCACTGTGAATCTTCAAGATCGGAATGTGTCGGCGGGAACGGTGGTGGTGCCGTTCAAGATTGACGATTACACCGCATGGCGTTTGACGGAGGGGCTCGACGACATAGCCCTTACGCTGCGCAAACGCGACCAGATCGAAGTCTTCGAGGCGGACCGTCCGGACTGGAAGCCAAAGACTTTGCCCTCCGCCTGA
- a CDS encoding 3-isopropylmalate dehydrogenase — protein sequence MKLAVIPGDGIGPEVIAEAVKVLDTVVPGVQKTHYDLGAKRFHATGELLPDETIAELRGHDAILLGAIGDPSVPSGVLERGLLLRLRFELDHHVNLRPGRLYPGVSSPLAGKPDIDFVVVREGTEGPYTGTGGAIRVGTPHEVATEVSTNTAFGIRRVVEDAFARARQRRKHLTLVHKTNVLTFAGSLWARTVAEVGEKYPTVETAYQHVDAATIHLVTDPGRFDVIVTDNLFGDIITDLAAAVCGGIGLAASGNIDATRTNPSMFEPVHGSAPDIAGQGTADPTAAIMSVALLLSHVGEDAAAARVDRAVASHLASRPTEKLSTAEVGERIASAL from the coding sequence ATGAAGCTCGCCGTCATCCCGGGCGACGGGATCGGGCCAGAGGTCATCGCCGAAGCGGTCAAGGTTCTCGACACCGTTGTACCCGGTGTGCAGAAGACGCACTACGACTTGGGCGCCAAGCGATTTCACGCGACCGGCGAGCTGCTCCCGGACGAGACGATCGCCGAACTGCGTGGGCACGACGCGATCCTGCTGGGTGCGATCGGCGACCCGTCGGTGCCCAGCGGCGTGCTGGAGCGAGGCCTGTTGCTGCGCTTGCGCTTTGAGCTCGACCATCACGTCAACCTGCGGCCCGGCCGGCTGTACCCGGGTGTCAGCAGCCCGCTCGCCGGCAAGCCGGACATCGACTTCGTGGTCGTGCGTGAGGGCACCGAAGGCCCCTACACCGGTACCGGCGGTGCGATCCGCGTCGGCACCCCGCACGAAGTCGCGACCGAGGTCAGCACCAACACCGCGTTCGGGATCCGTCGAGTGGTGGAGGACGCCTTCGCGCGCGCGCGGCAGCGACGCAAGCATCTGACGCTGGTACACAAGACGAACGTGCTGACCTTCGCCGGGTCGCTGTGGGCGCGCACCGTCGCCGAGGTCGGCGAGAAGTACCCCACCGTCGAGACGGCCTATCAGCATGTCGACGCCGCCACCATCCACCTGGTCACCGACCCGGGCCGATTCGACGTGATCGTCACCGACAACCTGTTCGGCGACATCATCACCGACCTGGCCGCGGCCGTGTGTGGCGGAATTGGGTTGGCGGCCAGCGGAAACATCGACGCGACGCGGACCAACCCGTCGATGTTCGAGCCGGTGCACGGCAGCGCACCCGACATCGCGGGTCAGGGCACCGCCGACCCGACCGCCGCGATCATGTCGGTGGCGCTACTGCTTTCCCACGTCGGCGAAGACGCTGCCGCCGCGCGAGTGGACCGGGCCGTGGCTTCCCATCTGGCCAGTCGCCCGACCGAAAAGCTATCCACCGCCGAAGTCGGCGAAAGGATTGCGTCCGCGCTCTAG
- the leuC gene encoding 3-isopropylmalate dehydratase large subunit has product MTKTAAHDAARPRTLAEKVWDDHLVSSGGDNEPDLIYIDLHLVHEVTSPQAFDGLRLADRPVRRPDLTIATEDHNVPTIDIDKPIADPVSRTQVETLRRNCEEFGVRLYPMGDIEQGIVHVVGPQLGLTQPGMTVVCGDSHTSTHGAFGAIAMGIGTSEVEHVLATQTLPLRPFKTMAVNVDGELPAGVTAKDVILAVIAKIGTGGGQGHIIEYRGSAIESLSMEARMTICNMSIEAGARAGMVAPDATTYEFLRGRPHAPTGAQWDAAQAYWDQLRTDEGAEFDTEVYLDAASLTPFVTWGTNPGQGVPLGDNVPDPELMGDDNERQAAEKALAYMDLRPGLPMREIAVDAVFVGSCTNGRIEDLRVVADILRGRKVADGVRMLVVPGSMRVRAQAESEGLGEIFTAAGAEWRQAGCSMCLGMNPDQLEPGERCAATSNRNFEGRQGKGSRTHLVSPAVAAATAVRGKLSAPDDLN; this is encoded by the coding sequence GTGACGAAAACTGCAGCCCACGACGCCGCGCGCCCGCGCACGCTGGCGGAGAAGGTCTGGGACGACCACCTGGTGTCGTCCGGCGGCGACAACGAACCGGACCTGATCTACATCGACCTGCATCTGGTGCATGAGGTGACCAGCCCGCAGGCGTTCGACGGCCTGCGCCTGGCGGACCGTCCGGTGCGACGCCCGGATCTGACGATCGCCACCGAGGACCACAACGTCCCGACGATCGACATCGACAAGCCGATCGCCGATCCGGTATCGCGCACTCAGGTGGAGACGCTGCGCCGCAACTGCGAGGAATTCGGCGTTCGGCTGTACCCGATGGGCGACATCGAGCAGGGCATCGTCCATGTCGTCGGTCCGCAGCTGGGCCTGACGCAGCCGGGGATGACAGTCGTGTGCGGTGACAGCCACACCTCGACGCACGGCGCCTTCGGCGCAATCGCCATGGGAATCGGCACATCCGAGGTCGAGCACGTGCTGGCCACCCAGACGCTTCCGTTGCGCCCGTTCAAGACGATGGCGGTCAACGTCGACGGTGAGCTGCCGGCCGGCGTCACCGCAAAGGACGTGATCTTGGCCGTCATCGCCAAGATCGGTACCGGCGGGGGGCAGGGCCACATCATCGAATACCGCGGCAGCGCCATCGAATCCCTGTCGATGGAGGCGCGGATGACGATCTGCAACATGAGCATCGAAGCCGGCGCGCGCGCAGGCATGGTGGCACCGGATGCCACCACCTACGAATTCCTGCGCGGCCGCCCGCACGCTCCGACGGGTGCCCAGTGGGATGCGGCGCAGGCCTATTGGGATCAGCTGCGCACCGACGAGGGAGCCGAATTCGACACCGAGGTCTACCTGGATGCCGCGTCGCTGACCCCATTCGTCACGTGGGGGACGAACCCCGGACAGGGCGTTCCGCTGGGCGACAACGTCCCTGATCCCGAGTTGATGGGCGACGACAACGAGCGACAGGCGGCCGAGAAAGCGCTGGCGTACATGGATCTTCGGCCCGGGCTTCCGATGCGGGAGATCGCCGTCGACGCCGTGTTCGTGGGCTCGTGCACCAACGGCCGCATCGAGGACCTGCGTGTGGTCGCCGACATCCTGCGGGGCCGGAAGGTCGCCGACGGGGTTCGGATGCTGGTCGTGCCGGGCTCGATGCGGGTCCGCGCGCAGGCCGAAAGCGAAGGGCTGGGCGAGATCTTCACGGCCGCGGGTGCCGAATGGCGTCAGGCGGGCTGCTCGATGTGTCTGGGGATGAACCCCGATCAGCTCGAACCGGGGGAGCGCTGCGCGGCGACGTCGAACCGGAACTTCGAAGGTCGCCAAGGTAAAGGCAGCCGTACACATTTGGTGTCGCCGGCCGTTGCCGCGGCCACTGCGGTGCGCGGAAAACTCTCCGCGCCGGATGACTTGAACTGA
- a CDS encoding fumarylacetoacetate hydrolase family protein, protein MRLGRIASPDGVAFVSIEGEPDDMTVREIAEHPFGTPTFTGRSWPLADVRLLAPILASKVVCIGKNYADHIAEMGGTTGPVPADPVIFLKPNTAIVGPNVPIRLPANASPVHFEGELAAVIGRPCKDVTADRAAESILGYTIANDVSARDQQKSDGQWTRAKGHDTFCPVGPWIETEINPADLELRTEVNGEVKQDSRTSLMIHDVGAIVEWISAVMTLLPGDLILTGTPAGVGPIVDGDTVNISISGIGTLSNPVVQKQDS, encoded by the coding sequence ATGCGCCTTGGCCGAATTGCCAGTCCCGATGGCGTCGCGTTCGTCTCCATCGAGGGTGAGCCCGACGACATGACCGTCCGCGAGATCGCCGAGCACCCCTTCGGCACCCCCACCTTCACCGGCCGTTCTTGGCCACTGGCCGACGTGCGGCTGCTGGCCCCGATCCTGGCCAGCAAGGTCGTCTGCATCGGCAAGAACTACGCCGACCACATCGCCGAGATGGGTGGCACGACGGGCCCTGTCCCGGCCGACCCGGTGATCTTCCTCAAGCCCAATACCGCGATCGTGGGGCCGAATGTGCCGATTCGGTTGCCGGCCAACGCATCACCGGTCCACTTCGAGGGTGAGCTGGCGGCCGTCATCGGTCGGCCATGCAAGGACGTCACCGCCGACCGCGCCGCCGAGAGCATCCTCGGCTACACGATCGCCAACGACGTGTCCGCCCGCGACCAGCAGAAGTCCGACGGGCAGTGGACCCGGGCCAAGGGGCACGACACCTTCTGCCCGGTCGGTCCGTGGATCGAGACCGAGATCAATCCGGCCGACCTGGAACTGCGCACCGAGGTCAACGGTGAGGTCAAGCAGGACAGCCGCACCTCCCTGATGATTCACGATGTCGGCGCGATCGTGGAGTGGATCTCCGCGGTGATGACGCTGCTGCCGGGCGACCTCATCCTGACCGGTACGCCCGCGGGCGTCGGCCCGATCGTCGACGGCGACACCGTCAACATCAGTATTTCGGGCATTGGGACGCTGTCGAATCCCGTTGTCCAGAAGCAGGATTCGTAG
- the serA gene encoding phosphoglycerate dehydrogenase, producing MSLPVVLIADKLAESTVAALGDQVEVRWVDGPDRPKLLAAVPEADALLVRSATTVDAEVLDAAPKLKIVARAGVGLDNVDVKTATERGVLVVNAPTSNIHSAAEHALALLLSAARQIPAADATLREHEWKRSKFSGTEIFGKTVGVVGLGRIGQLVAQRLAAFEAHIVAYDPYVSAARAAQLGIELLSLDELLGRADFISVHLPKTPETAGLIGKEALAKTKPGVIIVNAARGGLIDEAALADAITSGHVRAAGLDVYSKEPCTDSPLFELSEVVVTPHLGASTEEAQDRAGTDVAASVKLALAGEFVPDAVNVGGGTVSEEVSPWLDLVRKLGLLAGALTEELPNSLSVQVRGELASEDVEVLRLSALRGLFSAVIEDQVTFVNAPAIAEERGVAADISTATESPNHRSVVDVRAVAADGSVVNVAGALSGPQQVEKIVQINGRNFDLRAQGIYLVINYGDQPGALGKIGTLLGTAGVNIQAAQLSEDAEGPGATILLRVDRDIPAEVRDEIRSAVSANKLEVVDLS from the coding sequence GTGAGCCTGCCTGTTGTTCTTATCGCTGACAAACTTGCCGAATCAACTGTCGCCGCACTGGGCGATCAGGTCGAGGTCCGCTGGGTAGACGGCCCAGACCGGCCGAAGCTGCTCGCGGCGGTGCCCGAAGCCGACGCGCTGCTGGTCCGCTCCGCGACCACCGTCGACGCCGAGGTGCTCGACGCCGCGCCGAAGCTGAAGATCGTCGCCCGCGCCGGAGTCGGCCTGGACAACGTCGACGTCAAGACCGCCACCGAGCGCGGTGTGCTCGTCGTCAACGCGCCGACCTCCAACATCCACAGCGCCGCCGAGCACGCGCTCGCCCTGCTGCTGTCGGCGGCCCGCCAGATCCCCGCGGCCGACGCCACGCTGCGCGAGCACGAGTGGAAGCGCTCCAAGTTCTCCGGCACCGAGATCTTCGGCAAGACGGTCGGTGTGGTCGGCCTCGGTCGCATCGGGCAACTGGTCGCGCAGCGCCTGGCTGCCTTCGAAGCACACATCGTCGCGTATGACCCCTACGTGTCGGCGGCGCGCGCGGCCCAGCTCGGCATCGAGTTGCTTTCACTCGACGAACTGCTCGGTCGCGCCGACTTCATCTCCGTGCACCTGCCGAAAACGCCTGAGACGGCGGGCCTGATCGGCAAAGAGGCGCTGGCGAAAACCAAGCCGGGCGTGATCATCGTCAACGCCGCCCGAGGGGGCCTGATCGACGAGGCCGCCCTAGCCGACGCCATCACCAGCGGTCACGTTCGCGCTGCCGGTCTCGACGTGTACTCCAAGGAGCCGTGCACCGACAGCCCGCTGTTCGAGCTGTCAGAGGTCGTGGTGACCCCGCACCTCGGGGCCTCCACCGAAGAGGCTCAGGACCGGGCCGGCACCGACGTCGCGGCCAGCGTGAAGCTGGCGCTGGCGGGGGAGTTCGTCCCCGACGCGGTCAACGTCGGCGGCGGAACGGTCAGCGAAGAGGTGTCGCCGTGGCTGGACCTGGTGCGCAAGCTGGGTCTACTCGCCGGTGCGCTCACCGAGGAACTGCCGAACTCGTTGTCGGTGCAGGTCCGCGGCGAGCTGGCGTCCGAAGACGTTGAGGTTCTTCGACTTTCGGCGTTGCGCGGATTGTTCTCCGCTGTCATCGAGGACCAGGTGACGTTCGTCAACGCGCCCGCCATCGCCGAGGAGCGCGGGGTGGCCGCCGACATCAGCACCGCCACCGAGAGCCCCAACCACCGCAGCGTCGTCGACGTGCGGGCCGTGGCCGCCGACGGGTCGGTGGTCAACGTGGCCGGTGCGCTGTCCGGCCCGCAGCAAGTCGAGAAGATCGTGCAGATCAACGGTCGCAACTTCGACCTGCGCGCGCAGGGCATCTACCTCGTCATCAATTACGGCGATCAGCCCGGGGCGCTGGGCAAGATCGGCACGCTGCTGGGCACCGCCGGGGTCAACATCCAGGCCGCGCAGTTGTCCGAGGACGCAGAGGGTCCGGGTGCGACGATCCTGCTGCGCGTCGACCGCGACATCCCCGCCGAGGTCCGCGACGAGATCCGCTCGGCCGTGTCGGCCAACAAGCTGGAAGTGGTTGACCTGTCGTGA
- a CDS encoding HU family DNA-binding protein, whose amino-acid sequence MVNKAELIDTLTEKLGTDRRHATAAVENFVDTVVRAVQKGESVTITGFGVFEQRRRAARVARNPRTGETVKVKPTSVPAFRPGAQFKAVVSGAQKLPSDGPAVKRGVVATGAKKAAKKAPAKKAAAKKVVKKAPAKKAAAKKVVKKAPAKKAATKRTTAAKKAPAKKAATKRTTAAKKAPAKKAATKRAPAKKTAAKKAPARRGRR is encoded by the coding sequence ATGGTCAACAAGGCAGAGCTCATCGACACACTCACCGAGAAATTGGGCACTGACCGTCGTCACGCAACCGCGGCCGTCGAGAATTTCGTCGACACCGTCGTGCGTGCGGTTCAAAAGGGTGAGAGCGTCACCATTACCGGTTTCGGTGTGTTCGAGCAGCGCCGTCGTGCGGCCCGCGTAGCCCGTAACCCCCGCACCGGCGAGACGGTCAAGGTCAAGCCGACCTCGGTGCCGGCATTCCGCCCCGGCGCGCAGTTCAAGGCGGTTGTGTCTGGCGCACAAAAACTCCCATCAGATGGACCTGCAGTGAAGAGAGGTGTCGTGGCTACTGGAGCGAAGAAGGCGGCGAAGAAGGCCCCCGCTAAGAAGGCGGCCGCGAAGAAGGTCGTGAAGAAGGCTCCGGCCAAAAAGGCGGCCGCGAAGAAGGTCGTGAAGAAGGCTCCGGCCAAGAAGGCAGCGACCAAGCGGACCACCGCGGCCAAGAAGGCTCCGGCCAAAAAGGCAGCGACCAAGCGGACCACCGCGGCCAAGAAGGCTCCGGCCAAAAAGGCAGCGACCAAGCGGGCTCCGGCCAAGAAGACCGCAGCCAAAAAGGCTCCGGCTCGTCGCGGTCGTCGCTAA
- the ilvC gene encoding ketol-acid reductoisomerase, giving the protein MFYDDDADLSIIQGRKVGVIGYGSQGHAHSLSLRDSGVEVRVGLKEGSKSRAKVEEQGLTVDTPAEVANWADVIMLLAPDTAQADIFKNDIEPNLKDGDALFFGHGLNIHFDLIKPPGNVTIAMVAPKGPGHLVRRQFVDGKGVPALIAIDQDPTGEGEALALSYAKGIGGTRAGVIKTTFKDETETDLFGEQAVLCGGTEELVKTGFDVMVEAGYPPEMAYFEVLHELKLIVDLMYEGGIARMNYSVSDTAEFGGYLSGPRVIDADTKQRMRDILRDIQDGTFTKRLVANVEGGNKELEGLRKENAEHPIEVTGKKLRDLMSWVDRPITETA; this is encoded by the coding sequence ATGTTCTACGACGACGACGCTGACCTGTCGATCATTCAGGGCCGCAAGGTCGGTGTGATCGGCTACGGCAGCCAGGGGCACGCGCACTCGCTGAGCCTGCGCGACTCCGGCGTCGAGGTGCGCGTCGGCTTGAAGGAAGGCTCGAAGTCGCGGGCCAAGGTCGAGGAGCAAGGCCTGACCGTCGACACCCCGGCCGAGGTCGCCAACTGGGCCGACGTGATCATGCTGCTCGCGCCCGACACCGCGCAGGCCGACATCTTCAAGAACGACATCGAGCCCAACCTCAAGGACGGCGACGCGCTGTTCTTCGGGCACGGCCTCAACATCCACTTCGACCTGATCAAGCCGCCCGGCAACGTCACCATCGCGATGGTCGCGCCGAAGGGCCCGGGGCACCTGGTCCGCCGCCAGTTCGTCGACGGCAAGGGTGTGCCCGCGTTGATTGCGATCGACCAGGACCCGACCGGTGAGGGCGAGGCGCTTGCGCTGTCCTACGCCAAGGGCATCGGCGGCACTCGCGCCGGCGTCATCAAGACCACCTTCAAGGACGAGACCGAGACCGACCTGTTCGGCGAGCAGGCCGTGTTGTGCGGTGGCACAGAGGAATTGGTCAAGACCGGCTTCGACGTGATGGTCGAGGCGGGCTACCCGCCGGAGATGGCCTACTTCGAGGTGCTGCACGAGCTCAAGCTGATCGTCGACCTGATGTACGAGGGGGGCATCGCCCGGATGAACTACTCGGTGTCCGACACCGCGGAGTTCGGTGGCTACCTGTCCGGTCCGCGGGTGATCGACGCCGACACCAAGCAGCGGATGCGCGACATCCTGCGCGACATCCAAGACGGCACGTTCACCAAGCGACTGGTGGCCAACGTCGAGGGCGGCAACAAGGAGCTCGAGGGCCTGCGCAAGGAGAACGCCGAGCACCCGATCGAGGTCACCGGCAAGAAGCTGCGCGACCTGATGAGCTGGGTCGACCGGCCGATCACCGAGACGGCTTAG
- the ilvN gene encoding acetolactate synthase small subunit, with protein sequence MRTHTLSVLVEDKPGVLARVAALFSRRGFNIESLAVGATEQKDMSRMTIVVSAESTPLEQITKQLNKLINVIKIIEQDDSNSVSRELALIKVRADAGSRSQVIEAVNLFRGKVIDVSPESLTIEATGDRGKLEALLKVLEPFGIREIVQSGVVSLSRGPRAIGTAK encoded by the coding sequence ATGCGCACGCACACGCTCTCGGTGCTGGTCGAGGACAAGCCCGGTGTGCTCGCGCGCGTCGCGGCGCTGTTCTCGCGGCGCGGCTTCAACATCGAGTCGCTGGCGGTGGGTGCCACTGAGCAGAAGGACATGTCGCGGATGACGATCGTCGTCTCCGCCGAGAGCACTCCGCTCGAGCAGATCACCAAGCAACTCAACAAGCTGATCAACGTCATCAAGATCATCGAGCAGGACGACAGCAACTCGGTGTCCCGCGAGCTGGCGCTGATCAAGGTCCGCGCCGACGCCGGCAGCCGCAGCCAGGTGATCGAAGCGGTGAACCTGTTCCGCGGCAAGGTGATCGACGTGTCGCCGGAATCGCTGACCATCGAGGCCACCGGTGACCGCGGCAAGCTGGAGGCGTTGCTGAAGGTCTTGGAGCCGTTCGGCATTCGCGAAATCGTTCAGTCCGGAGTGGTGTCCCTCTCCCGAGGGCCACGCGCCATCGGAACCGCCAAGTAA
- a CDS encoding IclR family transcriptional regulator, translating to MRQDSGIGVLDKAVGVLQTIAESPCGLAELCDRTGLPRATAHRLAAGLEVHRLLARDGEGRWRLGPAISELAAQVHDPLLAAGATVLPRLREITGESVQLYRREGTSRICVAAVEPPAGLRDTVLVGARLPMTAGSGAKVLLAFGDDATRAAVLPGAKFSDRVLAEVRRRGWAQSAAEREPGVASVSAPVRDAHGTVVAAISVSGPIDRMGRRPGARWAADLLAAADALTRRL from the coding sequence GTGAGACAGGATAGCGGCATCGGCGTCCTCGACAAAGCCGTGGGGGTTCTGCAGACCATCGCGGAATCACCCTGCGGGCTAGCCGAATTGTGTGATCGCACCGGGCTCCCCAGGGCCACCGCGCACCGGTTGGCCGCGGGCCTGGAGGTTCACCGCTTGCTCGCGCGCGACGGCGAGGGACGGTGGCGGCTGGGGCCGGCGATCAGCGAACTGGCGGCACAGGTCCACGATCCCCTGTTGGCCGCCGGCGCAACGGTGCTGCCACGGCTGCGCGAGATCACCGGCGAGAGCGTGCAGTTGTATCGCCGCGAAGGCACGTCGCGGATTTGCGTCGCCGCCGTGGAACCCCCTGCGGGCCTTCGCGATACGGTCCTGGTCGGTGCGCGGTTGCCGATGACGGCGGGCTCGGGCGCCAAGGTGTTGCTTGCGTTCGGTGACGACGCCACCCGCGCCGCGGTGCTGCCGGGCGCCAAGTTCAGCGACCGCGTGCTGGCCGAGGTGCGGCGCCGCGGCTGGGCGCAGAGCGCCGCCGAGCGCGAGCCGGGGGTGGCCAGTGTCTCGGCGCCGGTGCGCGATGCCCACGGCACGGTGGTCGCCGCGATCTCGGTGTCGGGTCCGATCGATCGCATGGGTCGCCGGCCCGGTGCACGCTGGGCCGCCGACCTGTTGGCGGCCGCCGACGCACTGACGAGGCGGTTGTGA
- a CDS encoding acetolactate synthase large subunit — MSAPAKPASPEIASLASDAAKAAPKPPTARPKHVAPEQLTGAQSVIRSLEELEVEVIFGIPGGAVLPVYDPLFDSKKLRHVLVRHEQGAGHAASGYAHATGKVGVMMATSGPGATNLVTPLADAQMDSIPVVAVTGQVGRSLIGTDAFQEADISGITMPITKHNFLVRDGDEIPRVLAEAFHIAASGRPGAVLVDIPKDVLQAPCTFSWPPRMDLPGYKPNTKPHNRQIHEAAKLIAAAQKPVLYVGGGVIRGDATEQLKELAELTGIPVVTTLMARGAFPDSHRQHLGMPGMHGTVSAVAGLQRSDLLIALGTRFDDRVTGQLDSFAPEAKVIHADIDPAEIGKNRHADVPIVGDVKAVITELIAALRHDDASSKIGIADWWTYLDEVKATYPLSYGPQSDGSLSPEYVIEKLGEIAGPDAVYVAGVGQHQMWAAQFVSYEKPRTWLNSGGLGTMGFAVPAAMGAKMARPEAEVWAIDGDGCFQMTNQELATCAIEGAPIKVALINNGNLGMVRQWQTLFYEERYSQTDLATHSRRIPDFVKLAEALGCVGLRCERAEDVEDVINQARAINDRPVVIDFIVGADAQVWPMVAAGTSNDEIQAARGIRPLFDDGVEGHA, encoded by the coding sequence GTGAGCGCACCCGCCAAGCCGGCGTCGCCCGAGATCGCAAGTCTCGCCTCCGACGCGGCGAAAGCTGCCCCCAAGCCGCCGACCGCTCGGCCGAAACATGTTGCGCCTGAGCAACTCACCGGCGCTCAGTCGGTAATCCGGTCGCTGGAAGAGCTAGAGGTCGAGGTCATCTTCGGGATCCCCGGCGGCGCGGTTCTGCCGGTCTACGACCCGCTGTTCGACTCCAAGAAGCTGCGCCACGTGCTGGTCCGCCACGAGCAGGGCGCTGGCCACGCGGCCAGTGGCTACGCGCACGCCACCGGCAAGGTCGGCGTGATGATGGCCACCTCCGGTCCCGGCGCCACCAACCTGGTCACCCCGCTGGCCGACGCGCAGATGGACTCGATCCCCGTCGTCGCGGTGACCGGGCAGGTCGGACGGTCGCTGATCGGGACGGATGCCTTCCAGGAGGCCGACATCTCCGGCATCACCATGCCGATCACCAAGCACAACTTCCTAGTGCGCGACGGCGACGAAATTCCCCGGGTGCTGGCCGAGGCGTTCCACATCGCCGCGAGTGGCCGGCCGGGCGCGGTGCTCGTCGACATCCCGAAGGACGTGCTGCAGGCGCCGTGCACCTTCAGTTGGCCGCCGCGGATGGACCTGCCCGGCTATAAGCCGAACACCAAGCCGCACAACCGGCAGATCCACGAGGCCGCCAAGCTGATCGCCGCGGCGCAGAAGCCCGTCCTCTATGTCGGCGGCGGAGTGATTCGGGGTGATGCCACCGAGCAGCTCAAGGAGCTCGCCGAGCTGACCGGCATCCCGGTGGTCACCACGCTGATGGCCCGCGGCGCGTTTCCGGACAGCCACCGCCAGCACCTGGGCATGCCCGGCATGCACGGCACCGTCTCGGCGGTGGCGGGTCTGCAGCGCAGCGACCTGCTGATCGCGCTGGGCACCCGCTTCGACGACCGGGTCACTGGGCAACTCGACTCGTTCGCCCCGGAGGCCAAGGTCATCCACGCCGACATCGACCCGGCCGAGATCGGCAAGAACCGGCACGCCGACGTGCCGATCGTCGGGGACGTCAAGGCCGTCATCACCGAGCTGATCGCGGCCCTGCGCCACGACGACGCGTCGTCGAAGATCGGCATCGCCGACTGGTGGACCTACCTCGACGAGGTGAAGGCCACCTACCCGCTGAGCTACGGGCCGCAGAGCGACGGCAGCCTGAGCCCGGAGTACGTCATCGAAAAGCTGGGTGAGATCGCCGGCCCCGACGCGGTGTACGTCGCGGGCGTCGGTCAGCACCAGATGTGGGCCGCGCAGTTCGTCTCCTACGAGAAGCCCCGAACCTGGCTCAACTCAGGCGGTTTGGGCACCATGGGCTTCGCAGTCCCGGCGGCGATGGGCGCCAAGATGGCCCGCCCCGAGGCCGAGGTGTGGGCGATCGACGGCGACGGCTGCTTCCAGATGACCAACCAGGAATTGGCCACCTGCGCCATCGAAGGCGCGCCGATCAAGGTCGCGTTGATCAACAACGGCAACCTCGGCATGGTCCGCCAGTGGCAGACGCTGTTCTACGAGGAGCGCTACTCGCAGACCGACCTGGCCACCCACTCGCGGCGGATCCCGGACTTCGTCAAGCTGGCCGAGGCGCTGGGTTGCGTCGGATTGCGTTGCGAGCGTGCCGAAGACGTGGAGGACGTGATCAACCAGGCGAGGGCGATCAACGACCGCCCGGTGGTGATCGACTTCATCGTCGGCGCCGACGCGCAGGTGTGGCCGATGGTGGCCGCCGGGACCTCGAACGACGAGATCCAGGCCGCCCGCGGCATCCGCCCGCTGTTCGACGACGGTGTCGAGGGGCACGCCTGA
- a CDS encoding PPOX class F420-dependent oxidoreductase: MGTNQRAQIVMSSSEITEFVNNSRTGTLATIGPDGQPHLTAMWYGVVDGEIWLETKAKSQKAVNLARDPRVSFMIEDGDTYDTLRGVSFEGVAEIVDDPDACFRVGVSVWERYTGPYTEEMKPAVDMMMNKRVGVRIVGQRTRSWDHRKLGIPAMPVGGSTAPAAS; the protein is encoded by the coding sequence ATGGGAACGAACCAGCGCGCGCAGATCGTCATGTCCTCCTCGGAGATCACCGAGTTCGTCAACAACAGCCGGACCGGAACCCTTGCGACGATCGGCCCCGACGGGCAGCCGCACCTCACCGCGATGTGGTACGGCGTCGTCGACGGCGAGATCTGGCTGGAGACCAAAGCGAAGTCGCAGAAGGCGGTCAACCTCGCGCGCGACCCGCGGGTGAGTTTCATGATCGAGGACGGCGACACCTACGACACCCTGCGCGGTGTGTCGTTCGAGGGAGTCGCGGAGATCGTCGACGACCCGGACGCGTGCTTCCGGGTGGGCGTCAGCGTGTGGGAGCGCTACACCGGGCCCTATACCGAGGAAATGAAGCCCGCGGTCGACATGATGATGAACAAGCGCGTCGGGGTTCGCATCGTCGGTCAGCGCACGCGATCGTGGGATCACCGCAAGCTCGGAATTCCGGCGATGCCGGTGGGCGGTTCAACCGCCCCAGCAGCCAGCTAG